Proteins from a genomic interval of Scatophagus argus isolate fScaArg1 chromosome 6, fScaArg1.pri, whole genome shotgun sequence:
- the hsd17b7 gene encoding 3-keto-steroid reductase isoform X3, which produces MNKVILVTGANSGIGLALCERLLSDSTESLQLCLACRNMQRAQAARSALLVSHPTAQVALLQLDTSSVSSVITAAQEVKLRYNRLDYLYLNAGIMPNPQFDVKAFFKGLFSSHVITMFATGEGILTQKDCVTPDGLQEVFVTNLFGHFLLANCNGK; this is translated from the exons ATGAATAAGGTGATTTTGGTGACAGGAGCAAATAG tggcATTGGCCTGGCGTTGTGTGAGCGTCTCCTCTCGGACAGCACAGAGAGTCTCCAGCTGTGTCTGGCCTGCAGGAACATGCAGCGGGCTCAGGCCGCCCGCTCGGCCCTCCTTGTCTCTCACCCCACAGCCCAGGTGGCCCTGCTGCAGTTGGACACCAGCAGTGTCTCCTCAgtcatcactgctgcacaggAGGTCAAACTCCG GTATAACCGGCTAGACTACCTCTACCTGAATGCAGGGATCATGCCAAATCCACAGTTTGATGTAAAAGCTTTTTTCAAAGGCCTCTTCTCCAG CCATGTCATCACCATGTTTGCCACCGGTGAGGGGATTCTGACACAGAAGGACTGCGTCACCCCTGATGGCCTCCAAGAGGTTTTTGTGACCAACCTCTTTGGTCACTTCCTACTA GCAAACTGCAATGGAAAGTAG
- the ddr2a gene encoding discoidin domain-containing receptor 2 isoform X2, producing the protein MKHLWDIHFLLLVLLYLLGAVTSQVNPGVCRYPLGMSGGQIQDEDISASSQWSESTAARYGRLDFEEGDGAWCPEITVEPDSLKEFLQIDLRSLHFITLVGTQGRHAGGIGNEFAQMYKIKYSRDGSRWISWRNRQGKQVIEGNRNAYDIVLKDLEPPIIARFVRFMPVTDHSMNVCMRVELYGCEWLDGLVSYNAPVGEQMSLPAYPVYVNDSVYDGAIIHSMTEGLGQLTDGVCGLDDFTHSHVYNVWPGYDYVGWSNDSFSSGYVEIMFEFDRIRNFTTMKVHCNNMFSRHVKAFRQVVCYFRSESDWEPSPLSFSPVVDEKNPSARFVTVNLANHMASAIKCQFYFADAWMLFSEITFQSDTAMYNTTLAPTEAGLPANTQPEDDPTHKVDDSNTRILIGCLVAIIFILVAIIVIILWRQVWQKMLEKSETFAYNHNQSSTTSEQESNSTYERIFPLGPDYQEPSRLICKLPEFAQTSEEAASTSTAASKSTATSVVQDGVPHYAEADIVNLQGVTGSNTYAIPAVTMDLLSGKDVVVEEFPRKLLTFKEKLGEGQFGEVHLCEAEGMQEFMNKEFLFDIPEDQPVLVAVKMLRSDANKNARNDFLKEIKIMSRLKDPNIIRLLAVCIYSDPLCMITEYMENGDLNQFLSRHEPEGQLALLSNAPTVSFNNLCYMAAQIASGMKYLSSLNFVHRDLATRNCLVGKNYTIKIADFGMSRNLYSGDYYRIQGRAVLPIRWMSWESILLGKFTTASDMWAFGVTLWEILNFCKEQPYSQLTDEQVIENTGEFFRDQKRQIYLPQPVLCPDPLYKIMLSCWRRNAKERPSFQEIHRALLE; encoded by the exons GTGTGTGTCGCTATCCTCTGGGCATGTCAGGAGGGCAGATACAGGATGAAGACATCTCTGCCTCCAGCCAGTGGTCCGAATCTACTGCTGCTAGATATGGCAG GTTGGACTTTGAGGAGGGTGATGGCGCGTGGTGTCCAGAGATAACGGTGGAGCCGGACAGCCTGAAGGAGTTTCTCCAGATTGACCTGCGCTCGCTCCACTTCATCACCCTTGTTGGCACCCAGGGTCGTCACGCAGGGGGCATCGGTAATGAGTTTGCCCAGATGTACAAGATTAAGTACAGCCGTGATGGAAGCCGCTGGATCTCATGGAGGAACAGGCAGGGCAAGCAG GTGATTGAAGGAAACAGAAACGCCTATGACATTGTGCTCAAGGACCTCGAGCCGCCCATTATTGCTCGCTTTGTCCGCTTCATGCCCGTCACAGACCACTCCATGAACGTCTGCATGAGAGTGGAGCTCTACGGCTGTGAATGGCTGG ATGGTCTTGTGTCATACAACGCCCCAGTGGGAGAACAGATGAGCTTGCCTGCTTACCCTGTTTATGTCAACGACTCAGTATACGATGGAGCTATTatccacag tatGACAGAGGGTTTGGGCCAGCTGACTGATGGAGTGTGTGGCCTGGATGAtttcacacacagtcatgtttacAATGTGTGGCCCGGGTACGACTATGTGGGTTGGAGCAATGATAGTTTCTCCAGTGGATATGTTGAAATCATGTTTGAGTTTGACCGCATACGAAACTTTACCACCATGAAG GTCCACTGCAACAACATGTTCTCACGGCACGTCAAGGCCTTCCGCCAGGTGGTGTGCTACTTCCGCTCCGAATCAGACTGGGAGCCCTCGCCGCTCTCCTTCAGCCCTGTGGTGGATGAGAAAAACCCCAGTGCACGCTTCGTCACCGTCAACCTGGCCAATCACATGGCCAGTGCCATCAAATGCCAGTTCTACTTTGCGGATGCCTGGATGTTGTTCAGCGAGATCACCTTCCAGTCAG ATACAGCCATGTACAACACAACCCTGGCTCCAACAGAGGCAGGACTTCCAGCTAACACACAACCAG AAGATGACCCCACTCACAAAGTAGATGACAGCAACACCCGgattctgattggttgtttagtggccatcatcttcatccttgTGGCCATCATTGTAATCATCTTGTGGAGGCAGGTGTGGCAGAAGATGCTGGAGAAG AGTGAGACGTTCGCCTACAACCACAACCAGTCAAGTACAACCAGTGAGCAGGAGTCTAATTCCACCTATGAGCGCATCTTTCCCCTCGGTCCCGACTACCAAGAGCCATCACGTCTCATATGCAAGCTGCCTGAGTTTGCTCAGACATCAGAGGAGGCTG CTTCTACAAGCACAGCAGCTTCTAAATCCACCGCGACTTCTGTGGTTCAAGATGGCGTCCCTCACTACGCAGAGGCGGACATTGTAAACCTGCAGGGCGTGACTGGCAGCAACACGTACGCCATCCCTGCAGTTACTATGGACCTGCTGTCAGGGAAGGATGTTGTAGTGGAGGAGTTCCCCCGAAAGCTGCTCACCTTCAAAGAAAAGCTGGGAGAGGGCCAGTTTGGAGAG gTGCACCTGTGTGAAGCAGAGGGGATGCAGGAGTTCATGAATAAAGAGTTTTTATTTGACATCCCAGAGGACCAGCCAGTTTTAGTGGCTGTGAAGATGCTCCGTTCGGATGCCAACAAAAATGCAAG GAATGACTTCCTGAAAGAGATAAAGATCATGTCGCGTTTGAAGGACCCCAACATCATTCGCCTGCTGGCCGTGTGTATCTACAGCGACCCCCTCTGTATGATCACAGAGTACATGGAGAATGGAGATCTCAACCAGTTCCTGTCCCGCCATGAACCTGAGGGACAACTTGCTCTGCTCAGCAATGCACCTACTGTCAG tTTCAATAATCTGTGCTACATGGCTGCTCAGATAGCGTCGGGGATGAAGTACCTTTCCTCTCTGAATTTTGTACATCGAGACTTGGCCACACGCAATTGTCTGGTGGGCAAGAACTACACGATAAAGATAGCCGACTTTGGCATGAGCAGAAACTTGTACAGTGGTGACTATTACCGCATCCAGGGCAGAGCGGTGCTGCCAATACGCTGGATGTCATGGGAGAGCATCCTGCTG GGGAAGTTCACCACGGCAAGTGACATGTGGGCCTTTGGGGTGACCCTGTGGGAGATACTAAACTTCTGCAAGGAGCAACCCTACTCCCAGCTCACTGATGAGCAGGTGATAGAAAACACGGGGGAGTTTTTCAGGGACCAGAAAAGACAG ATCTACCTGCCTCAGCCTGTGCTGTGTCCAGACCCACTCTACAAGATCatgctgagctgctggaggaggaacGCAAAGGAACGGCCCTCCTTCCAGGAAATACACCGAGCCCTCCTGGAATAA
- the ddr2a gene encoding discoidin domain-containing receptor 2 isoform X1 — protein MKHLWDIHFLLLVLLYLLGAVTSQVNPGVCRYPLGMSGGQIQDEDISASSQWSESTAARYGRLDFEEGDGAWCPEITVEPDSLKEFLQIDLRSLHFITLVGTQGRHAGGIGNEFAQMYKIKYSRDGSRWISWRNRQGKQVIEGNRNAYDIVLKDLEPPIIARFVRFMPVTDHSMNVCMRVELYGCEWLDGLVSYNAPVGEQMSLPAYPVYVNDSVYDGAIIHSMTEGLGQLTDGVCGLDDFTHSHVYNVWPGYDYVGWSNDSFSSGYVEIMFEFDRIRNFTTMKVHCNNMFSRHVKAFRQVVCYFRSESDWEPSPLSFSPVVDEKNPSARFVTVNLANHMASAIKCQFYFADAWMLFSEITFQSDTAMYNTTLAPTEAGLPANTQPEDDPTHKVDDSNTRILIGCLVAIIFILVAIIVIILWRQVWQKMLEKASRRMLDDELTASLSIQSETFAYNHNQSSTTSEQESNSTYERIFPLGPDYQEPSRLICKLPEFAQTSEEAASTSTAASKSTATSVVQDGVPHYAEADIVNLQGVTGSNTYAIPAVTMDLLSGKDVVVEEFPRKLLTFKEKLGEGQFGEVHLCEAEGMQEFMNKEFLFDIPEDQPVLVAVKMLRSDANKNARNDFLKEIKIMSRLKDPNIIRLLAVCIYSDPLCMITEYMENGDLNQFLSRHEPEGQLALLSNAPTVSFNNLCYMAAQIASGMKYLSSLNFVHRDLATRNCLVGKNYTIKIADFGMSRNLYSGDYYRIQGRAVLPIRWMSWESILLGKFTTASDMWAFGVTLWEILNFCKEQPYSQLTDEQVIENTGEFFRDQKRQIYLPQPVLCPDPLYKIMLSCWRRNAKERPSFQEIHRALLE, from the exons GTGTGTGTCGCTATCCTCTGGGCATGTCAGGAGGGCAGATACAGGATGAAGACATCTCTGCCTCCAGCCAGTGGTCCGAATCTACTGCTGCTAGATATGGCAG GTTGGACTTTGAGGAGGGTGATGGCGCGTGGTGTCCAGAGATAACGGTGGAGCCGGACAGCCTGAAGGAGTTTCTCCAGATTGACCTGCGCTCGCTCCACTTCATCACCCTTGTTGGCACCCAGGGTCGTCACGCAGGGGGCATCGGTAATGAGTTTGCCCAGATGTACAAGATTAAGTACAGCCGTGATGGAAGCCGCTGGATCTCATGGAGGAACAGGCAGGGCAAGCAG GTGATTGAAGGAAACAGAAACGCCTATGACATTGTGCTCAAGGACCTCGAGCCGCCCATTATTGCTCGCTTTGTCCGCTTCATGCCCGTCACAGACCACTCCATGAACGTCTGCATGAGAGTGGAGCTCTACGGCTGTGAATGGCTGG ATGGTCTTGTGTCATACAACGCCCCAGTGGGAGAACAGATGAGCTTGCCTGCTTACCCTGTTTATGTCAACGACTCAGTATACGATGGAGCTATTatccacag tatGACAGAGGGTTTGGGCCAGCTGACTGATGGAGTGTGTGGCCTGGATGAtttcacacacagtcatgtttacAATGTGTGGCCCGGGTACGACTATGTGGGTTGGAGCAATGATAGTTTCTCCAGTGGATATGTTGAAATCATGTTTGAGTTTGACCGCATACGAAACTTTACCACCATGAAG GTCCACTGCAACAACATGTTCTCACGGCACGTCAAGGCCTTCCGCCAGGTGGTGTGCTACTTCCGCTCCGAATCAGACTGGGAGCCCTCGCCGCTCTCCTTCAGCCCTGTGGTGGATGAGAAAAACCCCAGTGCACGCTTCGTCACCGTCAACCTGGCCAATCACATGGCCAGTGCCATCAAATGCCAGTTCTACTTTGCGGATGCCTGGATGTTGTTCAGCGAGATCACCTTCCAGTCAG ATACAGCCATGTACAACACAACCCTGGCTCCAACAGAGGCAGGACTTCCAGCTAACACACAACCAG AAGATGACCCCACTCACAAAGTAGATGACAGCAACACCCGgattctgattggttgtttagtggccatcatcttcatccttgTGGCCATCATTGTAATCATCTTGTGGAGGCAGGTGTGGCAGAAGATGCTGGAGAAG GCCTCTCGCCGGATGCTGGATGATGAACTAACTGCTAGTTTGTCAATACAGAGTGAGACGTTCGCCTACAACCACAACCAGTCAAGTACAACCAGTGAGCAGGAGTCTAATTCCACCTATGAGCGCATCTTTCCCCTCGGTCCCGACTACCAAGAGCCATCACGTCTCATATGCAAGCTGCCTGAGTTTGCTCAGACATCAGAGGAGGCTG CTTCTACAAGCACAGCAGCTTCTAAATCCACCGCGACTTCTGTGGTTCAAGATGGCGTCCCTCACTACGCAGAGGCGGACATTGTAAACCTGCAGGGCGTGACTGGCAGCAACACGTACGCCATCCCTGCAGTTACTATGGACCTGCTGTCAGGGAAGGATGTTGTAGTGGAGGAGTTCCCCCGAAAGCTGCTCACCTTCAAAGAAAAGCTGGGAGAGGGCCAGTTTGGAGAG gTGCACCTGTGTGAAGCAGAGGGGATGCAGGAGTTCATGAATAAAGAGTTTTTATTTGACATCCCAGAGGACCAGCCAGTTTTAGTGGCTGTGAAGATGCTCCGTTCGGATGCCAACAAAAATGCAAG GAATGACTTCCTGAAAGAGATAAAGATCATGTCGCGTTTGAAGGACCCCAACATCATTCGCCTGCTGGCCGTGTGTATCTACAGCGACCCCCTCTGTATGATCACAGAGTACATGGAGAATGGAGATCTCAACCAGTTCCTGTCCCGCCATGAACCTGAGGGACAACTTGCTCTGCTCAGCAATGCACCTACTGTCAG tTTCAATAATCTGTGCTACATGGCTGCTCAGATAGCGTCGGGGATGAAGTACCTTTCCTCTCTGAATTTTGTACATCGAGACTTGGCCACACGCAATTGTCTGGTGGGCAAGAACTACACGATAAAGATAGCCGACTTTGGCATGAGCAGAAACTTGTACAGTGGTGACTATTACCGCATCCAGGGCAGAGCGGTGCTGCCAATACGCTGGATGTCATGGGAGAGCATCCTGCTG GGGAAGTTCACCACGGCAAGTGACATGTGGGCCTTTGGGGTGACCCTGTGGGAGATACTAAACTTCTGCAAGGAGCAACCCTACTCCCAGCTCACTGATGAGCAGGTGATAGAAAACACGGGGGAGTTTTTCAGGGACCAGAAAAGACAG ATCTACCTGCCTCAGCCTGTGCTGTGTCCAGACCCACTCTACAAGATCatgctgagctgctggaggaggaacGCAAAGGAACGGCCCTCCTTCCAGGAAATACACCGAGCCCTCCTGGAATAA